A stretch of Oncorhynchus mykiss isolate Arlee chromosome 12, USDA_OmykA_1.1, whole genome shotgun sequence DNA encodes these proteins:
- the picalma gene encoding phosphatidylinositol binding clathrin assembly protein a isoform X15 — translation MSGQSITDRITAAQHSVTGSAVAKTVCKATTHEIMGPKKKHLDYLIHCTNEMNVNIPQLADTLFERTASTSWVVVFKSLTATHHTMVYGNERFIQYMASRNTLFNLSNFLDKSGLQGYDMSTFIRRYSRYLNEKAVSYRQVAFDFTKVKRGADGVMRTMNTEKLLKTIPIIQNQMDALLDFNVNANELTNGVINASFMLLFKDSIRLFAAYNEGIINLLEKYFDMKKTQCKEGLDIYKKFLTRMTRISEFLKVAEQVGIDRGDIPDLSQAPSSLLDALEQHLASLEGKKVKDSTAASRASTLSNAVSSLANTGISFTKVDEREKQAALEEEQARLKALKEQRLKELQKGPSFSATTASSPVSMDGGTINTAPAIDLFSTPSFANSTSKAASDLLDLQPAFQQQALPISTGLPTANTWGGFSASPTPQPQTARGLNVDFDSVFGNNVDSAVASLPGQGQIPSGQQPGKLVSDDLDSSLANLVGNLGIGNGVAKNDIHWSQPGEKKLTGGNNWQPKTAPSTTWNPATMNGMHFPQYAPSVMAFPATTPTGMMAYGMPPQMGSMGMMTQPTIMYSQPVMRPANPFGTAPGAQPSAASSPSSQSPLRAPGKDPFAQLSLKDFL, via the exons acTTGATCCACTGCACCAATGAGATGAACGTGAACATCCCCCAGCTGGCAGACACGTTGTTTGAGAGGACGGCCAGCACCAGCTGGGTGGTGGTCTTCAAGTCTCTCACCGCCACCCACCACACCATGGTCTACGGCAACGAG AGATTTATACAGTACATGGCTTCAAGGAATACGCTTTTCAACCTCAGTAACTTTTTGGACAAAAGTGGCCTGCAAG GCTATGACATGTCAACGTTCATAAGGAGATATAGTCGCTACCTGAATGAGAAGGCTGTGTCGTATCGACAAGTCGCTTTTGACTTTACAAAAGTTAAACGAGG GGCGGATGGCGTTATGAGAACCATGAACACAGAAAAGTTACTAAAGACCATACCGATTATCCAAAACCAGATGGATGCGCTTCTTGACTTCAAC GTCAACGCCAACGAGCTCACCAATGGAGTGATCAACGCGTCCTTCATGCTTCTGTTTAAAGATTCCATTCGACTGTTTGCAGCCTACAATGAAGGCATTATCAATCTGCTGG AGAAGTACTTTGACATGAAGAAAACTCAATGCAAGGAGGGCCTTGACATCTACAAGAAATTCCTTACTCGAATGACAAGAATCTCTGAGTTCCTCAAAGTAGCAGAG CAAGTAGGGATTGATCGAGGGGACATTCCAGACCTCTCCCAG GCCCCCAGTAGCCTCTTAGATGCCTTGGAGCAGCATTTGGCTTCTTTAGAAGGGAAGAAGGTGAAAGATTCCACAGCAGCCAGCAG GGCTAGCACACTCTCCAACGCTGTCTCCTCTTTGGCCAACACGGGCATATCTTTCACCAAAGTGGACGAGAGGGAGAAACAGGCAGCTCTGGAGGAAGAGCAGGCTCGCCTAAAAGCGCTAAAG GAGCAGCGTCTGAAGGAACTCCAGAAGGGGCCTTCTTTCTCTGCCACCACGGCTTCCTCCCCTGTGTCAATGGACGGTGGGACCATCAACACAGCACCGGCCATCGACCTCTTCTCCACGCCCAGCTTCGCAAACAG CACTTCCAAGGCGGCGAGCGACCTGCTGGACTTGCAGCCTGCGTTTCAGCAGCAGGCACTGCCCATCTCCACTGGCCTGCCGACAGCCAACACATGGGGAG GGTTCTCAGCTTCTCCCACCCCGCAGCCTCAGACCGCCAGAGGCCTTAATGTCGACTTTGACTCTGTGTTTGGCAACAACGTGGACTCGGCGG TGGCCTCCTTGCCCGGCCAGGGGCAAATCCCCAGCGGGCAGCAGCCTGGAAAGCTGGTGTCCGACGACCTGGACTCGTCCTTGGCCAACCTTGTCGGCA ATTTGGGAATTGGCAATGGCGTGGCAAAAAA tGATATTCATTGGAGTCAGCCTGGTGAGAAGAAGTTGACGGGTGGAAACAATTGGCAACCAAAGACTGCTCCCTCTACCACATGGAACCCTGCCACCATG AACGGAATGCATTTCCCACAATAC GCACCATCTGTCATGGCCTTCCCTGCAACAACGCCGACGGGAATGATGGCATATGGAATG CCTCCCCAGATGGGTTCCATGGGCATGATGACCCAGCCCACTATAATGTACAGCCAACCAGTCATGAGGCCAGCCAACCCCTTTGGCACGGCCCCAGGAGCACAG CCTTCGGCAGCTTCTAGTCCTTCCAGTCAGAGTCCTCTCAGAGCACCAGGAAAGGACCCCTTTGCACAACTCTCTCTCAAGGATTTCTTGTAG
- the picalma gene encoding phosphatidylinositol binding clathrin assembly protein a isoform X17, with product MSGQSITDRITAAQHSVTGSAVAKTVCKATTHEIMGPKKKHLDYLIHCTNEMNVNIPQLADTLFERTASTSWVVVFKSLTATHHTMVYGNERFIQYMASRNTLFNLSNFLDKSGLQGYDMSTFIRRYSRYLNEKAVSYRQVAFDFTKVKRGADGVMRTMNTEKLLKTIPIIQNQMDALLDFNVNANELTNGVINASFMLLFKDSIRLFAAYNEGIINLLEKYFDMKKTQCKEGLDIYKKFLTRMTRISEFLKVAEQVGIDRGDIPDLSQAPSSLLDALEQHLASLEGKKVKDSTAASRASTLSNAVSSLANTGISFTKVDEREKQAALEEEQARLKALKEQRLKELQKGPSFSATTASSPVSMDGGTINTAPAIDLFSTPSFANSTSKAASDLLDLQPAFQQQALPISTGLPTANTWGGGILKPTVASLPGQGQIPSGQQPGKLVSDDLDSSLANLVGNLGIGNGVAKNDIHWSQPGEKKLTGGNNWQPKTAPSTTWNPATMNGMHFPQYAPSVMAFPATTPTGMMAYGMPPQMGSMGMMTQPTIMYSQPVMRPANPFGTAPGAQPSAASSPSSQSPLRAPGKDPFAQLSLKDFL from the exons acTTGATCCACTGCACCAATGAGATGAACGTGAACATCCCCCAGCTGGCAGACACGTTGTTTGAGAGGACGGCCAGCACCAGCTGGGTGGTGGTCTTCAAGTCTCTCACCGCCACCCACCACACCATGGTCTACGGCAACGAG AGATTTATACAGTACATGGCTTCAAGGAATACGCTTTTCAACCTCAGTAACTTTTTGGACAAAAGTGGCCTGCAAG GCTATGACATGTCAACGTTCATAAGGAGATATAGTCGCTACCTGAATGAGAAGGCTGTGTCGTATCGACAAGTCGCTTTTGACTTTACAAAAGTTAAACGAGG GGCGGATGGCGTTATGAGAACCATGAACACAGAAAAGTTACTAAAGACCATACCGATTATCCAAAACCAGATGGATGCGCTTCTTGACTTCAAC GTCAACGCCAACGAGCTCACCAATGGAGTGATCAACGCGTCCTTCATGCTTCTGTTTAAAGATTCCATTCGACTGTTTGCAGCCTACAATGAAGGCATTATCAATCTGCTGG AGAAGTACTTTGACATGAAGAAAACTCAATGCAAGGAGGGCCTTGACATCTACAAGAAATTCCTTACTCGAATGACAAGAATCTCTGAGTTCCTCAAAGTAGCAGAG CAAGTAGGGATTGATCGAGGGGACATTCCAGACCTCTCCCAG GCCCCCAGTAGCCTCTTAGATGCCTTGGAGCAGCATTTGGCTTCTTTAGAAGGGAAGAAGGTGAAAGATTCCACAGCAGCCAGCAG GGCTAGCACACTCTCCAACGCTGTCTCCTCTTTGGCCAACACGGGCATATCTTTCACCAAAGTGGACGAGAGGGAGAAACAGGCAGCTCTGGAGGAAGAGCAGGCTCGCCTAAAAGCGCTAAAG GAGCAGCGTCTGAAGGAACTCCAGAAGGGGCCTTCTTTCTCTGCCACCACGGCTTCCTCCCCTGTGTCAATGGACGGTGGGACCATCAACACAGCACCGGCCATCGACCTCTTCTCCACGCCCAGCTTCGCAAACAG CACTTCCAAGGCGGCGAGCGACCTGCTGGACTTGCAGCCTGCGTTTCAGCAGCAGGCACTGCCCATCTCCACTGGCCTGCCGACAGCCAACACATGGGGAG GTGGCATCCTCAAACCCACAGTGGCCTCCTTGCCCGGCCAGGGGCAAATCCCCAGCGGGCAGCAGCCTGGAAAGCTGGTGTCCGACGACCTGGACTCGTCCTTGGCCAACCTTGTCGGCA ATTTGGGAATTGGCAATGGCGTGGCAAAAAA tGATATTCATTGGAGTCAGCCTGGTGAGAAGAAGTTGACGGGTGGAAACAATTGGCAACCAAAGACTGCTCCCTCTACCACATGGAACCCTGCCACCATG AACGGAATGCATTTCCCACAATAC GCACCATCTGTCATGGCCTTCCCTGCAACAACGCCGACGGGAATGATGGCATATGGAATG CCTCCCCAGATGGGTTCCATGGGCATGATGACCCAGCCCACTATAATGTACAGCCAACCAGTCATGAGGCCAGCCAACCCCTTTGGCACGGCCCCAGGAGCACAG CCTTCGGCAGCTTCTAGTCCTTCCAGTCAGAGTCCTCTCAGAGCACCAGGAAAGGACCCCTTTGCACAACTCTCTCTCAAGGATTTCTTGTAG
- the picalma gene encoding phosphatidylinositol binding clathrin assembly protein a isoform X1 encodes MSGQSITDRITAAQHSVTGSAVAKTVCKATTHEIMGPKKKHLDYLIHCTNEMNVNIPQLADTLFERTASTSWVVVFKSLTATHHTMVYGNERFIQYMASRNTLFNLSNFLDKSGLQGYDMSTFIRRYSRYLNEKAVSYRQVAFDFTKVKRGADGVMRTMNTEKLLKTIPIIQNQMDALLDFNVNANELTNGVINASFMLLFKDSIRLFAAYNEGIINLLEKYFDMKKTQCKEGLDIYKKFLTRMTRISEFLKVAEQVGIDRGDIPDLSQAPSSLLDALEQHLASLEGKKVKDSTAASRASTLSNAVSSLANTGISFTKVDEREKQAALEEEQARLKALKEQRLKELQKGPSFSATTASSPVSMDGGTINTAPAIDLFSTPSFANSTSKAASDLLDLQPAFQQQALPISTGLPTANTWGDPFTSTEAVDDSIPNFNPFLSHPVVDAVHLPVESSDGVSSRTPSHEMFGDHYNPFIDSSTSIASDHEHTVRIEQFISDSFCGPASYPTTPLFQSEPPAVAGLFGGFSASPTPQPQTARGLNVDFDSVFGNNVDSAGGILKPTVASLPGQGQIPSGQQPGKLVSDDLDSSLANLVGNLGIGNGVAKNDIHWSQPGEKKLTGGNNWQPKTAPSTTWNPATMNGMHFPQYAPSVMAFPATTPTGMMAYGMPPQMGSMGMMTQPTIMYSQPVMRPANPFGTAPGAQPSAASSPSSQSPLRAPGKDPFAQLSLKDFL; translated from the exons acTTGATCCACTGCACCAATGAGATGAACGTGAACATCCCCCAGCTGGCAGACACGTTGTTTGAGAGGACGGCCAGCACCAGCTGGGTGGTGGTCTTCAAGTCTCTCACCGCCACCCACCACACCATGGTCTACGGCAACGAG AGATTTATACAGTACATGGCTTCAAGGAATACGCTTTTCAACCTCAGTAACTTTTTGGACAAAAGTGGCCTGCAAG GCTATGACATGTCAACGTTCATAAGGAGATATAGTCGCTACCTGAATGAGAAGGCTGTGTCGTATCGACAAGTCGCTTTTGACTTTACAAAAGTTAAACGAGG GGCGGATGGCGTTATGAGAACCATGAACACAGAAAAGTTACTAAAGACCATACCGATTATCCAAAACCAGATGGATGCGCTTCTTGACTTCAAC GTCAACGCCAACGAGCTCACCAATGGAGTGATCAACGCGTCCTTCATGCTTCTGTTTAAAGATTCCATTCGACTGTTTGCAGCCTACAATGAAGGCATTATCAATCTGCTGG AGAAGTACTTTGACATGAAGAAAACTCAATGCAAGGAGGGCCTTGACATCTACAAGAAATTCCTTACTCGAATGACAAGAATCTCTGAGTTCCTCAAAGTAGCAGAG CAAGTAGGGATTGATCGAGGGGACATTCCAGACCTCTCCCAG GCCCCCAGTAGCCTCTTAGATGCCTTGGAGCAGCATTTGGCTTCTTTAGAAGGGAAGAAGGTGAAAGATTCCACAGCAGCCAGCAG GGCTAGCACACTCTCCAACGCTGTCTCCTCTTTGGCCAACACGGGCATATCTTTCACCAAAGTGGACGAGAGGGAGAAACAGGCAGCTCTGGAGGAAGAGCAGGCTCGCCTAAAAGCGCTAAAG GAGCAGCGTCTGAAGGAACTCCAGAAGGGGCCTTCTTTCTCTGCCACCACGGCTTCCTCCCCTGTGTCAATGGACGGTGGGACCATCAACACAGCACCGGCCATCGACCTCTTCTCCACGCCCAGCTTCGCAAACAG CACTTCCAAGGCGGCGAGCGACCTGCTGGACTTGCAGCCTGCGTTTCAGCAGCAGGCACTGCCCATCTCCACTGGCCTGCCGACAGCCAACACATGGGGAG ATCCTTTCACTTCTACAGAAGCTGTCGATGACTCCATTCCAAACTTTAACCCTTTCCTATCACATCCTGTTGTTGATGCTGTCCATCTACCTGTCGAATCTTCCGATGGTGTTAGTTCTAGGACACCCAGTCATGAAATGTTTGGTG ATCATTACAATCCCTTTATTGATTCGAGCACCTCCATTGCATCTGATCATGAGCACACAGTGCGGATAGAGCAGTTTATCTCAG ACTCCTTCTGTGGGCCAGCATCTTACCCTACCACCCCTCTCTTTCAATCTGAGCCCCCTGCTGTAGCTGGTCTATTTGGAG GGTTCTCAGCTTCTCCCACCCCGCAGCCTCAGACCGCCAGAGGCCTTAATGTCGACTTTGACTCTGTGTTTGGCAACAACGTGGACTCGGCGG GTGGCATCCTCAAACCCACAGTGGCCTCCTTGCCCGGCCAGGGGCAAATCCCCAGCGGGCAGCAGCCTGGAAAGCTGGTGTCCGACGACCTGGACTCGTCCTTGGCCAACCTTGTCGGCA ATTTGGGAATTGGCAATGGCGTGGCAAAAAA tGATATTCATTGGAGTCAGCCTGGTGAGAAGAAGTTGACGGGTGGAAACAATTGGCAACCAAAGACTGCTCCCTCTACCACATGGAACCCTGCCACCATG AACGGAATGCATTTCCCACAATAC GCACCATCTGTCATGGCCTTCCCTGCAACAACGCCGACGGGAATGATGGCATATGGAATG CCTCCCCAGATGGGTTCCATGGGCATGATGACCCAGCCCACTATAATGTACAGCCAACCAGTCATGAGGCCAGCCAACCCCTTTGGCACGGCCCCAGGAGCACAG CCTTCGGCAGCTTCTAGTCCTTCCAGTCAGAGTCCTCTCAGAGCACCAGGAAAGGACCCCTTTGCACAACTCTCTCTCAAGGATTTCTTGTAG
- the picalma gene encoding phosphatidylinositol binding clathrin assembly protein a isoform X16, which produces MSGQSITDRITAAQHSVTGSAVAKTVCKATTHEIMGPKKKHLDYLIHCTNEMNVNIPQLADTLFERTASTSWVVVFKSLTATHHTMVYGNERFIQYMASRNTLFNLSNFLDKSGLQGYDMSTFIRRYSRYLNEKAVSYRQVAFDFTKVKRGADGVMRTMNTEKLLKTIPIIQNQMDALLDFNVNANELTNGVINASFMLLFKDSIRLFAAYNEGIINLLEKYFDMKKTQCKEGLDIYKKFLTRMTRISEFLKVAEQVGIDRGDIPDLSQAPSSLLDALEQHLASLEGKKVKDSTAASRASTLSNAVSSLANTGISFTKVDEREKQAALEEEQARLKALKEQRLKELQKGPSFSATTASSPVSMDGGTINTAPAIDLFSTPSFANSTSKAASDLLDLQPAFQQQALPISTGLPTANTWGGFSASPTPQPQTARGLNVDFDSVFGNNVDSAVASLPGQGQIPSGQQPGKLVSDDLDSSLANLVGNLGIGNGVAKNDIHWSQPGEKKLTGGNNWQPKTAPSTTWNPATMAPSVMAFPATTPTGMMAYGMPPQMGSMGMMTQPTIMYSQPVMRPANPFGTAPGAQPSAASSPSSQSPLRAPGKDPFAQLSLKDFL; this is translated from the exons acTTGATCCACTGCACCAATGAGATGAACGTGAACATCCCCCAGCTGGCAGACACGTTGTTTGAGAGGACGGCCAGCACCAGCTGGGTGGTGGTCTTCAAGTCTCTCACCGCCACCCACCACACCATGGTCTACGGCAACGAG AGATTTATACAGTACATGGCTTCAAGGAATACGCTTTTCAACCTCAGTAACTTTTTGGACAAAAGTGGCCTGCAAG GCTATGACATGTCAACGTTCATAAGGAGATATAGTCGCTACCTGAATGAGAAGGCTGTGTCGTATCGACAAGTCGCTTTTGACTTTACAAAAGTTAAACGAGG GGCGGATGGCGTTATGAGAACCATGAACACAGAAAAGTTACTAAAGACCATACCGATTATCCAAAACCAGATGGATGCGCTTCTTGACTTCAAC GTCAACGCCAACGAGCTCACCAATGGAGTGATCAACGCGTCCTTCATGCTTCTGTTTAAAGATTCCATTCGACTGTTTGCAGCCTACAATGAAGGCATTATCAATCTGCTGG AGAAGTACTTTGACATGAAGAAAACTCAATGCAAGGAGGGCCTTGACATCTACAAGAAATTCCTTACTCGAATGACAAGAATCTCTGAGTTCCTCAAAGTAGCAGAG CAAGTAGGGATTGATCGAGGGGACATTCCAGACCTCTCCCAG GCCCCCAGTAGCCTCTTAGATGCCTTGGAGCAGCATTTGGCTTCTTTAGAAGGGAAGAAGGTGAAAGATTCCACAGCAGCCAGCAG GGCTAGCACACTCTCCAACGCTGTCTCCTCTTTGGCCAACACGGGCATATCTTTCACCAAAGTGGACGAGAGGGAGAAACAGGCAGCTCTGGAGGAAGAGCAGGCTCGCCTAAAAGCGCTAAAG GAGCAGCGTCTGAAGGAACTCCAGAAGGGGCCTTCTTTCTCTGCCACCACGGCTTCCTCCCCTGTGTCAATGGACGGTGGGACCATCAACACAGCACCGGCCATCGACCTCTTCTCCACGCCCAGCTTCGCAAACAG CACTTCCAAGGCGGCGAGCGACCTGCTGGACTTGCAGCCTGCGTTTCAGCAGCAGGCACTGCCCATCTCCACTGGCCTGCCGACAGCCAACACATGGGGAG GGTTCTCAGCTTCTCCCACCCCGCAGCCTCAGACCGCCAGAGGCCTTAATGTCGACTTTGACTCTGTGTTTGGCAACAACGTGGACTCGGCGG TGGCCTCCTTGCCCGGCCAGGGGCAAATCCCCAGCGGGCAGCAGCCTGGAAAGCTGGTGTCCGACGACCTGGACTCGTCCTTGGCCAACCTTGTCGGCA ATTTGGGAATTGGCAATGGCGTGGCAAAAAA tGATATTCATTGGAGTCAGCCTGGTGAGAAGAAGTTGACGGGTGGAAACAATTGGCAACCAAAGACTGCTCCCTCTACCACATGGAACCCTGCCACCATG GCACCATCTGTCATGGCCTTCCCTGCAACAACGCCGACGGGAATGATGGCATATGGAATG CCTCCCCAGATGGGTTCCATGGGCATGATGACCCAGCCCACTATAATGTACAGCCAACCAGTCATGAGGCCAGCCAACCCCTTTGGCACGGCCCCAGGAGCACAG CCTTCGGCAGCTTCTAGTCCTTCCAGTCAGAGTCCTCTCAGAGCACCAGGAAAGGACCCCTTTGCACAACTCTCTCTCAAGGATTTCTTGTAG